One region of Chitinophaga varians genomic DNA includes:
- a CDS encoding LexA family protein: MEAMKWSEPDMTLPYFDTSIAAGLPSPAFDSEQERIDLSRIIPTDARNAFIVRVKGDSMSEAHIPDGSLAVVDRSIRPSTGDIIVGTLNGEFTIKRLVKAGRNWVLHPDNPFHKPVMITDDADFQVWGIVTAVIVDMRK, translated from the coding sequence ATGGAAGCAATGAAGTGGAGTGAGCCTGACATGACCCTGCCATATTTTGATACCAGTATTGCCGCGGGGCTTCCCTCACCTGCCTTTGACAGCGAACAGGAAAGGATCGATCTTTCCCGTATTATACCCACAGATGCCCGCAACGCCTTTATTGTAAGAGTAAAAGGCGACAGTATGAGCGAGGCGCATATTCCGGATGGCAGCCTTGCCGTGGTAGACCGGTCCATCCGGCCTTCTACCGGCGATATTATCGTTGGCACGCTGAATGGCGAGTTTACCATCAAGCGGCTGGTAAAAGCGGGGCGCAACTGGGTATTGCATCCGGATAACCCGTTTCACAAACCGGTGATGATCACGGACGACGCGGATTTCCAGGTATGGGGCATTGTAACGGCGGTAATTGTGGACATGCGTAAATAG
- a CDS encoding bifunctional aldolase/short-chain dehydrogenase: MSLERTQFKNVSYLWDDATAAAMAGDEVALLIYRSNLLGADLRLTNYGGGNTSCKAVVPDPLTGRETEVMWVKGSGGDLGTLKRNGLAALYTDRLRNLENVYRGIAFEDEMVELFNLCLYDPASRPPSIDTPLHAFLPFKHIDHLHPDAVIAIAAAKNGEQITQELFGGTIGWVPWQRPGFDLGLQLRKCLHDHPGIRGIILGSHGLFTWGDTAFECYLNTLEVIDKAADYIHAKVSQQPAVFGGAVIPHLPEEKRRSQAAALAPVLRGFASSYQSMVGHFTDVPDVMEFINAKDLHRLAPMGTSCPDHFLRTKISPLVLDIGPEEDLHDLPAVKSRIAPLFEAYRQMYAEYYQQCRHDDSPAMRDPNPVVILWPGIGMFTFAKDKQTARVAAEFYINAIHVMRGSEAISEYISLPRQEAFNIEYWLLEEAKLQRMPKPKALSGRVALVTGSAGGIGKAIARKFVAEGAVVVISDNDETRLQTASREFEQQVGKDAFTAALLDVTRPATIQQAYTQAALTFGGVDLIVNCAGLSISKPLEAHTEADWDLLYDVLVKGQFLVTQAGVEVMRKQQLGGDVINIVSKNALMSGPDNAAYGSAKAAQLHLSRLNAAELGKDRIRVNVVNPDAVISDSKIWEGAWAEGRAKAYGITVAELPAFYAKRTLLNEIILPEDIANACFALAGGLLHKSTGNVLNVDGGIAAAFVR; the protein is encoded by the coding sequence ATGTCGCTGGAAAGAACACAGTTTAAAAATGTCAGTTATTTATGGGACGATGCTACTGCCGCTGCTATGGCCGGCGATGAAGTAGCACTGCTGATATACCGCTCTAACCTGCTGGGGGCCGATCTGCGCCTTACCAACTATGGCGGTGGCAATACTTCCTGTAAAGCCGTGGTGCCGGACCCACTTACCGGCAGGGAAACGGAGGTGATGTGGGTAAAAGGCTCCGGCGGCGACCTCGGCACCCTGAAACGTAATGGCCTCGCTGCGTTATACACAGACCGCCTTCGCAACCTGGAAAATGTATACAGGGGCATCGCCTTCGAAGACGAGATGGTGGAACTGTTTAATCTCTGCCTGTATGACCCTGCTTCCCGGCCTCCGTCCATCGATACCCCGCTGCATGCTTTTCTGCCATTCAAACATATCGACCACCTGCATCCGGACGCGGTGATAGCTATCGCTGCGGCGAAAAACGGGGAACAGATCACACAGGAACTGTTCGGAGGCACTATCGGCTGGGTGCCCTGGCAGCGCCCGGGCTTCGATCTCGGGCTGCAACTACGGAAATGCCTGCACGACCATCCGGGTATACGGGGTATTATCCTTGGTTCCCATGGCCTGTTTACCTGGGGAGATACTGCCTTCGAATGTTATTTGAATACGTTGGAAGTGATCGATAAAGCGGCGGATTATATCCATGCGAAAGTATCTCAGCAGCCTGCTGTTTTTGGCGGCGCGGTGATACCACACCTTCCGGAAGAAAAACGGCGCAGCCAGGCAGCCGCACTGGCACCGGTATTGCGGGGTTTCGCCTCCTCTTATCAATCGATGGTAGGACATTTTACGGATGTGCCTGACGTCATGGAGTTCATCAATGCGAAAGACCTTCATCGCCTGGCACCTATGGGCACCAGTTGCCCGGACCATTTTCTGCGGACTAAAATCTCCCCGCTGGTACTGGATATCGGGCCGGAAGAAGACCTGCACGACCTGCCGGCGGTGAAAAGCCGGATAGCGCCGCTGTTTGAAGCTTACCGGCAGATGTATGCGGAATATTATCAGCAGTGCAGACATGATGACAGTCCGGCTATGCGCGACCCCAACCCGGTGGTGATACTGTGGCCCGGCATCGGTATGTTCACCTTTGCCAAAGATAAACAGACGGCCCGCGTGGCGGCAGAATTTTATATCAATGCCATCCATGTGATGCGTGGATCTGAAGCAATTTCTGAGTATATTTCGTTACCAAGGCAGGAGGCTTTTAATATCGAGTACTGGCTGCTGGAGGAAGCAAAGCTGCAACGTATGCCTAAGCCTAAAGCCCTCAGCGGCCGCGTGGCGCTGGTGACAGGCAGCGCCGGTGGCATCGGTAAGGCCATCGCCCGGAAATTTGTGGCGGAGGGTGCGGTAGTAGTGATCAGCGATAATGATGAAACACGCCTGCAAACCGCCAGCCGGGAGTTTGAACAGCAGGTGGGCAAAGACGCTTTCACCGCTGCGCTGCTGGATGTGACCCGCCCGGCTACTATCCAACAGGCTTACACACAGGCGGCACTGACTTTCGGCGGGGTGGACCTGATCGTGAACTGTGCCGGCCTCTCTATCTCCAAACCACTGGAAGCGCATACGGAGGCGGATTGGGACCTGCTCTACGATGTGCTCGTAAAAGGGCAGTTCCTCGTTACGCAAGCCGGCGTGGAGGTGATGCGCAAACAACAGCTCGGTGGCGATGTGATCAATATCGTCAGCAAAAATGCCCTGATGAGCGGCCCGGACAATGCGGCCTACGGCTCGGCCAAAGCGGCGCAACTGCACCTTAGCAGGCTCAACGCCGCAGAGCTGGGAAAAGATCGTATACGCGTTAACGTTGTCAACCCGGATGCGGTCATCTCCGACAGTAAAATATGGGAAGGCGCCTGGGCGGAAGGCCGCGCCAAAGCCTATGGCATCACAGTGGCCGAACTGCCCGCATTCTATGCCAAACGCACACTGCTGAATGAAATCATCCTGCCGGAAGATATTGCCAACGCCTGCTTTGCACTGGCAGGCGGACTGCTTCATAAATCTACCGGCAACGTGCTCAACGTGGACGGCGGTATTGCCGCTGCTTTTGTCAGATAA
- a CDS encoding GntR family transcriptional regulator — protein MKAPRLIDLIVIDEYSATPKYLQLANSILKGLENGQIKPADVLPSINELSFELDISRDTAEKGYRYLKKTGVLGSVPGKGYFIPDNEVPAIPRIFLLFNKLSAHKKIVYDAFMAALGDQVAVDFYVYNNDYALFKKLLTNKREDYSYYVIIPHFTERGEKAHAIINTLPKDKLVILDKKVDGITGDFGAVYENFEEDIYNALREARPALSKYHTLKIIFPDDCYIPSELLTGFTRFCQDYAFSYKILHDAADEPVNTGEVYITLMEDDLVKLIEKINALELTVGTDVGVISYNETPLKRIILNGITTISTDFQKMGELAARLVLERSVAHMEVPFRLRLRASL, from the coding sequence ATGAAAGCACCCAGACTGATAGACCTGATTGTGATAGACGAGTACTCCGCCACGCCGAAATACCTGCAGCTGGCCAATTCCATCCTGAAAGGACTGGAGAACGGACAAATCAAACCGGCGGACGTGCTGCCGTCTATCAATGAGCTTAGCTTTGAACTGGATATCTCCCGCGATACGGCGGAGAAGGGTTACCGTTACCTGAAGAAAACAGGTGTGTTGGGGTCTGTGCCTGGCAAAGGATACTTTATTCCCGATAATGAAGTACCGGCTATCCCACGTATTTTTCTGTTGTTCAATAAACTCAGTGCGCACAAGAAAATCGTGTACGATGCTTTCATGGCGGCTTTGGGCGATCAGGTGGCCGTGGATTTTTATGTCTACAACAATGATTATGCATTGTTCAAAAAATTACTGACCAATAAAAGAGAAGACTATTCCTATTACGTGATCATCCCTCATTTCACAGAAAGAGGAGAGAAAGCGCATGCGATCATCAATACATTGCCCAAAGACAAACTGGTGATACTGGATAAAAAAGTAGATGGTATCACCGGTGATTTTGGCGCGGTGTATGAAAATTTTGAAGAAGATATTTACAATGCCCTGCGGGAAGCACGTCCTGCACTGAGCAAGTATCATACGCTGAAGATCATCTTTCCTGATGACTGTTACATCCCGTCGGAACTGTTGACCGGATTCACCCGCTTTTGCCAGGACTATGCCTTCTCCTATAAAATCCTGCACGATGCAGCAGATGAGCCGGTGAATACAGGCGAGGTATATATTACGTTGATGGAAGACGACCTGGTAAAACTGATAGAGAAGATCAACGCTTTGGAGTTGACAGTTGGAACAGATGTGGGCGTGATTTCCTACAACGAAACACCGCTGAAACGTATCATTCTCAATGGTATTACCACCATATCCACTGATTTTCAGAAGATGGGGGAACTGGCCGCCCGGCTGGTCCTGGAGCGCTCGGTAGCGCATATGGAAGTGCCTTTTCGTCTCCGGTTAAGGGCTTCTCTCTGA
- a CDS encoding 3'-5' exoribonuclease: MAYIMVDVESDGPIPGDYSMISFGAVLVDEALNTTFYGQLKPISDNYVPEALAVSGHTREETLQFDDPRKVMSAFAAWLGRNCKDRPVFISDNNGFDWMFICWYFHHFTGSNPFGHSSQNLGSLYKGMVKDTFKNFKHLRRTKHTHHPVDDAIGNAEALLTLKKEYGLKIKW, encoded by the coding sequence ATGGCTTACATAATGGTAGATGTAGAATCAGACGGCCCCATCCCCGGAGACTATTCCATGATCTCTTTCGGCGCCGTACTGGTAGATGAGGCCCTGAACACCACGTTCTACGGGCAGTTAAAACCTATTTCGGATAATTATGTCCCTGAAGCGCTGGCCGTGTCCGGACATACACGGGAAGAAACCCTGCAATTCGATGACCCCCGGAAGGTCATGTCGGCCTTCGCCGCATGGCTTGGCAGGAACTGTAAGGACAGGCCCGTGTTTATCAGCGATAACAACGGGTTCGACTGGATGTTCATCTGCTGGTATTTTCATCATTTTACCGGCAGCAATCCCTTCGGCCACAGCTCCCAGAACCTGGGCAGCCTGTACAAGGGAATGGTAAAGGATACCTTTAAGAATTTTAAACACCTGCGCCGGACCAAACACACCCATCACCCTGTTGATGACGCCATCGGCAACGCGGAAGCCTTGCTGACGCTTAAAAAAGAATATGGACTGAAAATTAAATGGTGA
- a CDS encoding TIM barrel protein, whose amino-acid sequence MQIDQHRIAACNDPLTATHQRRLQSLREEIPHTEDIIGKLTAFQVAIPSWALGTGGTRFGRFPGGGEPRSLEEKLEDIGLLHTLNRGSGAVSLHIPWDIPANAAHICAVASQLGLAFDAMNSNTFQDQPGQEHSYKFGSLAHTDKHTRQQAVAHNLEVIQYGRELGSKALTVWLSDGSCFPGQLNFRRAFDYALESFGEIYQSLPDDWKLLIEYKAFEPNFYSTTVGDWGQSLLYASKLGPKAFTLVDLGHHLPNANIEQIVALLLREGKLGGFHFNDSKYGDDDLTVGSIRPYQLFLIFNELIDGMDARHMQHATDMGWMIDASHNVKDPLEDLLQSVEAIRIAYAQALLVDREQLAAAQNNHDTVLAQEILQNAFRTDVRPLIAEARLRAGGALDPLAVFRQTKVRDELVRERGKTAVATGL is encoded by the coding sequence ATGCAGATAGACCAACATCGGATCGCGGCCTGTAATGATCCACTCACGGCGACGCACCAACGCAGGCTTCAGTCCCTTCGGGAGGAAATACCCCATACAGAAGACATCATCGGCAAACTGACCGCCTTCCAGGTGGCCATCCCCAGCTGGGCGCTGGGCACAGGCGGCACCCGCTTCGGCCGCTTCCCCGGCGGCGGAGAACCCCGCTCGCTGGAAGAGAAACTGGAAGACATCGGCCTCCTGCATACGCTCAACCGCGGCAGCGGCGCGGTGTCCCTGCACATCCCCTGGGACATCCCGGCCAATGCGGCACATATCTGTGCAGTGGCCTCCCAGCTGGGACTGGCGTTCGATGCCATGAATTCAAATACCTTCCAGGACCAGCCAGGGCAGGAGCACAGCTATAAATTCGGTTCCCTCGCTCACACGGACAAGCATACACGCCAACAGGCGGTGGCGCATAACCTGGAAGTGATTCAATACGGTCGTGAACTGGGCTCCAAAGCCCTTACCGTATGGCTGAGCGACGGCTCCTGCTTTCCCGGCCAACTCAATTTCCGCCGCGCATTCGATTACGCACTTGAAAGCTTCGGCGAAATCTATCAGTCATTGCCGGACGACTGGAAACTGCTGATTGAATACAAAGCTTTTGAGCCTAACTTCTATTCCACTACGGTGGGCGACTGGGGGCAGTCGCTGTTATATGCTTCCAAGCTGGGGCCGAAAGCCTTTACACTCGTGGACCTGGGACACCACCTGCCGAATGCCAACATCGAGCAGATTGTGGCCCTGCTGCTTCGTGAAGGTAAACTGGGCGGCTTCCACTTCAACGACTCCAAATATGGAGACGACGACCTGACAGTCGGCAGCATACGGCCCTATCAGCTGTTTCTCATTTTCAACGAACTGATAGACGGCATGGACGCAAGGCATATGCAGCACGCCACAGATATGGGCTGGATGATCGATGCAAGCCATAATGTAAAAGACCCGCTGGAAGACCTGCTGCAATCCGTGGAGGCTATCCGCATCGCTTATGCACAGGCCCTGCTGGTGGACCGTGAGCAGCTCGCCGCCGCGCAAAATAATCACGATACGGTACTGGCGCAGGAGATCCTGCAAAATGCTTTCCGTACAGATGTGCGGCCGCTGATAGCGGAAGCCCGTCTCCGTGCCGGCGGCGCACTGGACCCGCTGGCGGTTTTCAGACAAACAAAAGTGCGCGACGAACTGGTACGCGAAAGAGGGAAAACTGCCGTCGCTACCGGGTTGTAA
- a CDS encoding alpha-L-rhamnosidase C-terminal domain-containing protein, whose protein sequence is MPKKKYIPLLLLLMPLFSLAQEQWTARWIGLDTLSTPNQWTTYTQKAVRTTKKKKVIARIATDSKYMLVINERTVLREGQLKRGPNSQDTYFDEIDIGPFLQKGENAITVITWFWGKEGFAHKNSGRNALLFQCEDTAFNSNTSWKARRMKEYYNPDGIQPNFRLAETNVGFDAGKAGAETWQPVTDFGAPPVAPWHQLVKRDIPFFRETELKNYIGGPLKNGDTLICRLPYNAQVTPAFTVTAPAGLKIQLLTDNYLTAGDPELASVRTEYITREGEQSFETPAWMNGHFVKYVMPPAVKVLSLQYRESGYDTRLAGSFHSNDSALNTLWRKAQRTLYVNMRDNYFDCPDRERALWWGDVATEIGETFYALDTNANQLSRKAIRNLVDWQAPDSSLYAPIPAGNWHQELPQQILAAIHGMETYYLYTGDTAMMRYVYPAVKRYLSLWKTDERGMVIHRKGGWDLPDWGTNIDASLLDNAWYIVAAKAVVTMASLSEDKTYAAQLEKQIEKVTEASRQYCLRNGVYRSPDYQGETDDRANAMAVIAGIARVTDYPAIIKLLKTTRHASPYMEKYVLESLFAMNAPGEALERMKSRYQVMIDNRYTTLNELFDDNEGGTNNHAWSGGPLTLLSQYACGIAPLRPGYERYLVKPMPGGLTVAGCAHETIKGRIAVQYTKTDYGMKLELNVLPATQVAVAIPYEDGQKVEVNGQDAFVSGGFIPVRGLSWIGIENGYMYFSTNIKGKYVFETY, encoded by the coding sequence ATGCCGAAAAAAAAATACATACCGCTATTGTTATTGCTGATGCCACTGTTCTCTCTGGCACAGGAACAATGGACTGCCCGATGGATAGGACTGGACACGCTTTCCACCCCTAATCAATGGACCACCTATACGCAGAAAGCGGTTCGTACCACAAAGAAAAAAAAGGTGATCGCCCGTATCGCTACTGACAGCAAATATATGCTGGTGATCAATGAGAGAACAGTACTCCGGGAAGGGCAGCTCAAACGCGGTCCCAACTCGCAGGACACCTACTTCGATGAGATAGATATCGGACCTTTCCTGCAGAAGGGGGAAAATGCCATCACCGTGATCACATGGTTCTGGGGCAAAGAAGGGTTTGCCCACAAGAACAGCGGTCGTAATGCGCTGTTGTTTCAATGTGAAGACACGGCCTTCAATAGCAATACGTCCTGGAAGGCCCGCCGGATGAAAGAATATTATAACCCTGACGGCATACAGCCCAACTTCCGCCTCGCGGAAACCAACGTCGGTTTTGATGCAGGCAAAGCAGGTGCTGAAACGTGGCAGCCGGTGACTGACTTCGGTGCGCCGCCGGTGGCGCCCTGGCATCAGCTGGTAAAAAGGGATATTCCCTTCTTCCGGGAAACTGAACTGAAAAACTATATCGGAGGACCGCTGAAAAACGGCGATACGCTGATCTGCCGCCTGCCTTATAATGCGCAGGTAACGCCGGCATTTACCGTCACGGCGCCGGCAGGCCTGAAAATACAGCTGCTGACAGATAATTACCTCACCGCCGGCGATCCCGAACTGGCCAGTGTGCGCACGGAATATATCACCAGGGAAGGGGAGCAGTCATTCGAAACCCCTGCCTGGATGAACGGCCATTTCGTAAAATATGTAATGCCGCCGGCAGTGAAAGTTCTCTCCCTGCAATACCGCGAAAGCGGCTACGATACCAGGCTGGCGGGATCTTTCCACTCAAATGACTCAGCTTTGAATACACTGTGGCGGAAAGCCCAGCGCACCTTGTATGTAAACATGCGGGATAATTATTTCGACTGCCCCGACAGGGAAAGGGCCCTCTGGTGGGGCGATGTGGCCACTGAAATAGGAGAGACGTTCTACGCTCTGGACACGAACGCGAACCAACTATCCCGAAAGGCTATACGAAATCTGGTGGACTGGCAGGCGCCGGACAGCAGTCTGTATGCTCCTATTCCTGCCGGCAACTGGCATCAGGAACTGCCGCAACAGATACTCGCAGCTATCCATGGTATGGAAACCTACTACCTGTACACCGGCGATACGGCCATGATGCGGTACGTCTATCCCGCCGTCAAAAGATACCTGTCACTGTGGAAAACGGATGAACGCGGCATGGTCATTCACCGCAAAGGCGGATGGGACCTGCCGGACTGGGGCACTAATATCGATGCTTCATTGTTGGACAACGCCTGGTATATTGTTGCGGCAAAGGCGGTGGTGACCATGGCGTCACTGAGTGAGGATAAAACGTATGCAGCACAGCTCGAAAAACAAATAGAGAAAGTGACTGAGGCGTCGCGGCAATATTGCCTGCGGAACGGTGTTTACCGTTCTCCTGATTATCAGGGAGAAACAGACGACCGTGCCAACGCAATGGCTGTCATAGCCGGCATCGCCCGGGTGACAGATTATCCGGCCATTATCAAATTGTTGAAAACGACGCGCCATGCAAGCCCATATATGGAAAAATATGTGCTGGAAAGCCTGTTTGCCATGAATGCGCCCGGAGAAGCTTTGGAAAGAATGAAATCACGGTACCAGGTAATGATCGATAACCGGTACACCACGCTCAATGAATTGTTTGATGACAACGAAGGCGGTACCAATAACCACGCCTGGTCCGGCGGTCCGCTTACGCTGCTGTCGCAATATGCATGTGGGATAGCACCGCTGAGGCCCGGTTATGAACGTTATCTCGTAAAACCAATGCCCGGCGGGCTCACTGTTGCCGGCTGCGCCCATGAAACCATCAAAGGACGTATAGCCGTGCAGTATACCAAAACTGATTACGGCATGAAGCTGGAACTGAATGTGCTGCCTGCAACGCAGGTGGCCGTGGCCATCCCTTATGAAGACGGACAGAAGGTGGAGGTGAATGGCCAGGATGCATTTGTCAGCGGTGGTTTTATTCCCGTAAGAGGGCTGTCCTGGATTGGCATAGAGAATGGTTACATGTATTTTTCAACGAACATAAAAGGTAAATATGTTTTTGAAACTTATTGA
- the hisG gene encoding ATP phosphoribosyltransferase has protein sequence MKLKIAIQKSGRLHDDSIKLLKECGIDINNGVNKLKTEASNFPLEVFFLRDDDIPQYIEDGVADIGIVGENVVLEKKKQVNIVEKLNFGKCRLSMAVPKSFEYNSVKDLENTRIATSYPVIVQEFLQRNGIKAEIHEISGSVEIAPGIGLADAICDLVSSGSTLFMNGLKEVETVLKSEAVLAACHNLQPEQQQLLDKLVFRIQAVKRAKNTKYILLNAPNEKLNDIIGLLPGMKSPTVLPLAQEGWSSVHSVLNENDFWDIIESLKAAGAQGILVVPIEKMVI, from the coding sequence ATGAAACTAAAGATCGCCATCCAGAAATCCGGCCGCCTGCACGATGATTCCATCAAATTATTGAAGGAATGCGGCATCGACATTAACAATGGTGTTAACAAACTGAAAACGGAAGCCAGCAACTTCCCGCTGGAAGTGTTCTTCCTCCGTGATGATGATATTCCGCAATACATCGAAGACGGCGTGGCAGACATTGGTATCGTCGGCGAAAACGTAGTATTGGAGAAGAAAAAACAGGTCAACATTGTTGAGAAACTGAACTTCGGCAAATGCCGCCTGTCCATGGCGGTGCCTAAATCCTTTGAATACAATTCTGTAAAGGATTTGGAGAACACCCGCATCGCTACCAGTTATCCGGTGATCGTGCAGGAATTCCTGCAACGCAACGGTATCAAAGCTGAAATACACGAGATCAGCGGATCTGTGGAGATAGCGCCCGGCATTGGCCTGGCAGACGCGATCTGTGACCTCGTCAGCAGTGGTTCCACTCTCTTCATGAACGGCCTGAAAGAAGTGGAAACCGTCCTTAAATCAGAAGCGGTGCTCGCTGCCTGCCACAACCTGCAACCGGAACAACAACAGCTGCTCGACAAACTGGTGTTCCGCATTCAGGCGGTGAAAAGGGCTAAAAACACCAAATACATCCTGCTCAACGCGCCCAATGAAAAACTCAATGATATCATTGGCCTGCTGCCTGGCATGAAAAGCCCTACAGTATTGCCGTTGGCACAGGAAGGATGGAGCTCCGTTCACTCCGTGCTCAATGAAAATGATTTCTGGGACATCATCGAAAGCCTGAAAGCCGCCGGCGCACAAGGTATCCTCGTAGTGCCCATAGAAAAAATGGTGATCTGA
- a CDS encoding SOS response-associated peptidase — MCYDIALNANLQKILKRVPLLQTGINLDFDFAPTYHKIGMSFPQWPVIVDNNGPQLDRFTWGPIPRLLDTAEKVKRQRQMYLNARSEKVPESGTMWNAIRHQRCLVPVTGFFEYRQIPGWKNKVAYYIHSREQEIFFIAGLWAYSNSWDVDKPERIPTFTLLTRAANSVMQQIHNGGDNAGRMPLMLPDDLALQWIKKDLTDTDIRNIIQHEYPAEQLEYWPVNSVRKVKPDDETVIARVEYEGLPAVV, encoded by the coding sequence ATGTGTTACGATATTGCGCTGAATGCCAACCTGCAAAAGATCCTGAAGCGGGTGCCCCTGTTGCAGACAGGCATCAACCTGGATTTCGACTTTGCGCCCACTTATCATAAGATAGGCATGTCTTTTCCACAATGGCCTGTTATTGTGGACAACAACGGACCGCAGCTGGACAGGTTCACCTGGGGGCCCATCCCCAGGCTGCTGGACACCGCCGAAAAAGTGAAAAGACAACGGCAAATGTACCTGAACGCCCGTAGCGAAAAAGTTCCGGAAAGCGGCACCATGTGGAACGCTATCCGACACCAACGCTGCCTCGTACCGGTAACGGGTTTCTTCGAATACCGGCAGATACCCGGCTGGAAAAACAAAGTAGCTTACTATATCCATTCCCGTGAACAGGAAATTTTCTTCATCGCCGGATTATGGGCCTACTCCAACTCCTGGGACGTGGACAAACCTGAACGTATCCCTACCTTCACCCTGCTCACCCGCGCCGCCAACTCCGTGATGCAGCAAATACACAATGGCGGTGATAATGCCGGCAGAATGCCGCTGATGCTACCGGATGACCTGGCGCTGCAATGGATCAAAAAAGACCTAACAGACACGGATATACGTAATATTATTCAGCATGAATATCCGGCAGAACAACTGGAATACTGGCCGGTGAATTCTGTTCGTAAAGTAAAGCCTGATGATGAAACGGTGATTGCACGGGTGGAATATGAAGGGCTGCCGGCTGTTGTATAA
- a CDS encoding FGGY-family carbohydrate kinase → MPVPVIAVFDIGKTNKKLLLLNEQYHIVFEQQTCMQETTDEAGDPCEDLHLLINNMRQQLAAVLAMEAFEVKAVNVSAYGASLVYIDESGAPAGPLYNYLKPYPEELSNRFYATYGDRERFSHETASPALDSLNAGLQLYRIRHRQPLLFSRTRYALHLPQFLGYLFSGQVFSEMTSIGCHTGLWDFARKQYHTWVDREGWLDKLPPIVPATRTTPVHIAHHALQAGVGIHDSSAALVPYLLQFHEPFVLLSTGTWCISMNPFNHEPLTTEELQQDCLCYIRYDGLPVKSSRLFAGHTHETAAQEIAGFFGEDHQSYKVLPYDPEVTAQLAQSPEFSILEMSRYENSTAAYHHLVMMLVKQQQHATRLVLGHTAVKKLFVDGGFARNNIYMQLLAKAFPEMEVYAATVSQASAMGAALVIHDSWNTQSVPADLVQLKHYA, encoded by the coding sequence ATGCCCGTTCCCGTTATAGCTGTTTTTGATATCGGCAAAACCAATAAAAAACTGTTGCTGCTCAATGAACAATACCACATTGTCTTTGAGCAGCAGACCTGTATGCAGGAAACCACAGATGAAGCCGGCGACCCCTGTGAGGACTTACACCTGCTGATAAACAATATGCGGCAGCAATTGGCCGCTGTATTGGCCATGGAGGCCTTTGAGGTAAAAGCGGTCAATGTGTCCGCCTATGGCGCCAGTCTTGTGTATATCGATGAAAGCGGCGCGCCGGCCGGTCCGCTGTACAATTACCTGAAACCATATCCGGAAGAGCTGTCAAACCGATTTTATGCCACTTATGGCGACCGTGAACGCTTCTCCCATGAAACGGCTTCACCTGCTTTGGACAGTCTCAATGCAGGGTTGCAGTTGTACCGTATACGTCACCGGCAGCCTTTGCTGTTTAGCCGTACCCGTTATGCCCTGCACCTGCCGCAGTTCCTCGGTTACCTCTTCTCGGGACAGGTATTTTCAGAGATGACCAGCATTGGTTGTCATACCGGGCTTTGGGACTTTGCCCGCAAGCAGTACCACACATGGGTGGATAGGGAAGGTTGGCTCGATAAGTTGCCGCCGATCGTTCCTGCCACCAGGACTACCCCCGTGCATATAGCGCATCATGCTTTACAGGCGGGCGTAGGTATACATGACAGTTCGGCCGCATTGGTGCCTTACCTGTTACAGTTCCACGAGCCGTTTGTGCTGCTGTCTACCGGCACGTGGTGCATCAGCATGAACCCTTTCAATCATGAACCCCTTACCACGGAAGAGCTGCAGCAGGACTGCCTCTGTTATATCCGCTACGACGGGCTGCCGGTAAAATCTTCCCGTTTGTTTGCCGGGCATACGCATGAAACAGCTGCGCAGGAGATAGCAGGATTTTTTGGAGAAGATCATCAAAGTTATAAAGTACTGCCCTATGATCCGGAGGTAACGGCGCAGTTAGCACAATCGCCGGAATTTAGTATTTTGGAAATGTCGCGTTATGAAAACAGCACAGCGGCCTATCACCATCTGGTCATGATGCTGGTAAAACAACAACAGCACGCCACCCGGCTGGTACTGGGACATACAGCAGTAAAGAAATTATTTGTAGATGGCGGCTTTGCCCGCAATAACATCTATATGCAACTGCTGGCAAAGGCTTTTCCGGAAATGGAGGTGTATGCAGCCACAGTGTCCCAGGCTTCCGCCATGGGCGCCGCGCTGGTAATACATGACAGCTGGAATACCCAATCTGTGCCTGCTGACCTGGTGCAACTGAAACACTACGCCTGA